In one window of Lewinella sp. 4G2 DNA:
- a CDS encoding IscS subfamily cysteine desulfurase, protein MGQRLIYLDNNATTPTDPRAVEAMLPYFYDNPGNAASRNHPAGWAAEGAVDMAREQIADLINADTREIIFTSGATEGDNLAIKGVFEMYRRKGDHIITVKTEHKAVLDACKKIEKMGGKVTYLDVDSEGLINLEELEAAITDKTIMISVMWANNETGVIQPMEAIGKICAKHGVLFMSDATQAVGKIPVDPRKTGVHLMAFTSHKMYGPKGVGALYVSRKNPRVKVTSQMDGGGHERGMRSGTLNVPGIVGFGKAAAIAKEEMHADAERLSKLRDRLQEGLCSVLEECYVNGSQEHRMPHVTNISFKHVEGEGLMMTFNQNIALSSGSACTSASLEPSYVLVALGLGDDLAHSSLRFSLGRFTTEEDIDATIKQVAEGVTHMRDLSPIWEMYKEGVDIDAIEWSEH, encoded by the coding sequence ATGGGCCAACGCCTGATCTACCTCGATAATAACGCGACTACGCCGACGGACCCCCGCGCCGTGGAAGCGATGCTTCCTTATTTCTACGATAACCCCGGTAACGCCGCGAGCCGTAACCACCCCGCCGGGTGGGCCGCCGAAGGTGCCGTGGATATGGCCCGCGAGCAGATTGCCGATTTGATCAACGCCGATACGCGGGAGATCATCTTTACCTCCGGCGCGACCGAGGGTGATAACCTGGCCATCAAAGGCGTATTCGAAATGTACCGCCGCAAGGGTGACCACATCATTACGGTGAAGACGGAGCACAAGGCCGTCCTCGATGCCTGTAAGAAGATTGAAAAGATGGGGGGTAAGGTGACTTACCTCGACGTGGACAGCGAAGGACTCATCAACCTGGAAGAACTCGAAGCGGCCATTACGGATAAGACCATTATGATCTCCGTGATGTGGGCCAACAACGAGACCGGCGTCATCCAACCCATGGAAGCCATCGGTAAGATCTGCGCCAAGCACGGTGTCCTGTTCATGTCGGACGCTACCCAGGCCGTCGGTAAGATCCCGGTCGACCCCCGCAAGACGGGTGTTCACCTGATGGCCTTCACCAGCCACAAGATGTACGGCCCCAAAGGCGTCGGCGCCCTCTACGTGAGCCGTAAGAACCCCCGCGTAAAGGTGACGAGCCAGATGGACGGTGGTGGCCACGAGCGCGGTATGCGCTCCGGTACGCTGAACGTGCCCGGCATCGTTGGTTTCGGTAAAGCCGCCGCCATTGCCAAAGAAGAAATGCACGCCGACGCCGAGCGCCTCAGCAAACTGCGGGACCGCCTGCAGGAAGGCCTCTGTTCCGTCCTCGAAGAATGCTACGTGAACGGCAGCCAGGAGCACCGGATGCCCCACGTGACGAACATCAGCTTCAAGCACGTCGAGGGCGAAGGCTTGATGATGACCTTCAACCAGAACATTGCGCTGAGCTCAGGTTCCGCCTGTACCTCCGCTTCCCTCGAGCCCAGCTACGTTCTCGTAGCCCTTGGCTTGGGTGATGACCTGGCGCATTCCAGCCTCCGCTTCAGCCTCGGCCGTTTCACAACGGAGGAGGACATCGACGCGACGATCAAGCAGGTCGCCGAAGGGGTGACGCACATGCGTGACCTCTCCCCGATCTGGGAGATGTACAAGGAAGGGGTGGATATTGATGCTATTGAGTGGAGTGAACACTAG
- the iscU gene encoding Fe-S cluster assembly scaffold IscU: MAYSEKLLDHFKNPRNVGTLDKNDKGVGTGLVGAPECGDVMRLQIHVDPETKKITDAKFKTFGCGSAIASSSLATEWLKGKSVDEALAIDNMAIVEELALPPVKIHCSVLAEDAIKGAIKDYQTKNGMPVTVVENSH, translated from the coding sequence ATGGCTTACTCGGAAAAATTGCTGGACCACTTTAAGAACCCACGCAACGTTGGTACGCTGGACAAGAACGACAAGGGTGTCGGTACCGGCCTTGTTGGCGCGCCTGAGTGTGGTGACGTGATGCGTTTGCAGATTCACGTGGATCCAGAAACGAAGAAGATCACGGACGCTAAGTTCAAGACCTTTGGTTGTGGTTCCGCCATCGCCTCTTCCAGCCTCGCTACTGAATGGTTGAAGGGCAAGAGCGTAGACGAAGCGCTTGCCATCGACAACATGGCGATCGTGGAAGAATTGGCTTTGCCACCGGTAAAGATCCACTGCTCCGTACTCGCCGAAGACGCGATCAAGGGCGCGATCAAGGACTACCAGACGAAGAACGGGATGCCCGTTACGGTCGTTGAAAACTCCCACTAA
- a CDS encoding RNA polymerase sigma factor, with the protein MTNDSELLAAAMAGDIDAFQRLFAAFQPQLKSFLYRLTADRHDADDLTHDTFVRAFDKLKTYRGEAGLKTWVFRIGANLARDAQRKKKPWPLDAQDRARSLAESRPDIQTAFYRAHVEDSRGAYDVAEHIDFCFTCIGKTLPIEQQIAVILKDMYAFGRKEIATVLSMSEGVVKHLLHDGRKVLSQVFYERCALVNKNGACNQCSELAGIYNPRQAKREHLVKLEMVRAGERTDDAEKLYALRAGLVKFIHPLNSQGADLQDVIMQCTRMAVGEKDRL; encoded by the coding sequence ATGACTAACGACAGCGAATTACTGGCCGCCGCCATGGCGGGCGATATCGATGCCTTCCAACGGCTCTTCGCGGCCTTCCAACCCCAACTGAAGTCCTTCCTCTACCGGCTGACGGCGGACCGCCACGACGCCGACGATTTGACGCACGACACCTTCGTGCGGGCCTTCGACAAGCTCAAAACCTACCGCGGCGAGGCGGGGCTGAAGACGTGGGTCTTCCGCATCGGCGCCAACCTGGCGCGTGACGCCCAGCGTAAGAAAAAGCCCTGGCCCCTCGACGCACAGGACCGCGCGCGGTCACTGGCCGAAAGCCGACCCGACATCCAGACGGCCTTTTACCGGGCCCACGTGGAGGACAGCCGGGGCGCTTACGACGTGGCCGAGCACATCGATTTCTGCTTCACCTGCATCGGGAAGACGCTGCCAATCGAGCAGCAGATCGCCGTGATCCTGAAGGATATGTACGCCTTTGGCCGCAAGGAAATTGCTACCGTGCTGTCGATGAGTGAAGGCGTCGTGAAACACCTTCTCCACGACGGCCGCAAGGTGCTGAGCCAGGTGTTTTACGAGCGTTGCGCCCTCGTGAATAAGAACGGCGCGTGCAACCAGTGTAGCGAGTTGGCCGGGATCTACAACCCCCGCCAGGCCAAGCGGGAACACCTGGTAAAACTGGAAATGGTCCGCGCCGGCGAACGGACGGACGACGCGGAGAAACTCTACGCCCTCCGCGCCGGGTTGGTCAAATTCATCCACCCACTCAATAGCCAGGGCGCGGATTTGCAGGACGTTATCATGCAATGCACCCGCATGGCGGTTGGGGAGAAGGACCGGCTTTGA
- a CDS encoding SDR family NAD(P)-dependent oxidoreductase: MYLRNTSSAIFCASGELAAAAARGLHREGSTVHLSAREPEKAATLAAEITPNASVATVDVLDEAAIEKFLRGIKAETGRLDVVFNGVGPSALEAGSGTPSTSLELDVFTRNVSLILGGQFLTARVAARLWREWGETGTIILLTSSLSRLKMGNMTTISAASAAVEGLTRTLAAEYGRSGIRVVCVNGTAFPETQTIQETTALQAKAAGVPPEAVAAGMASGYTLGRGPTVREFGDLIAFLATDAGAILNSHVIDADRGALSVI; the protein is encoded by the coding sequence ATGTACTTACGCAACACTTCCTCCGCCATCTTTTGTGCCTCCGGTGAGCTGGCCGCCGCCGCCGCCCGGGGCCTCCACCGCGAAGGCTCCACCGTCCACCTCTCCGCCCGCGAGCCGGAGAAGGCCGCCACCCTGGCCGCGGAAATCACTCCCAATGCTTCCGTGGCCACCGTCGACGTCCTGGACGAAGCCGCCATCGAAAAATTCCTCCGCGGCATTAAGGCCGAGACCGGGCGCTTGGACGTCGTCTTCAACGGCGTAGGCCCCTCGGCGTTGGAGGCGGGCTCCGGCACCCCATCCACCAGCCTGGAGCTCGATGTGTTTACCCGCAACGTCTCCCTGATTCTCGGAGGGCAGTTCCTCACTGCCCGCGTAGCCGCCCGGCTGTGGCGGGAGTGGGGAGAAACGGGGACCATCATCCTGCTGACGTCCAGTCTCTCCCGCCTCAAAATGGGGAACATGACCACCATCTCCGCTGCCTCCGCCGCCGTGGAGGGGCTCACCCGCACCCTCGCCGCCGAGTACGGCCGGTCCGGTATCCGCGTCGTGTGCGTGAACGGGACGGCGTTCCCCGAAACCCAAACCATTCAGGAAACGACCGCCCTTCAGGCGAAGGCCGCCGGCGTCCCCCCGGAAGCCGTTGCCGCCGGGATGGCCAGTGGCTACACCCTCGGCCGGGGGCCGACCGTCCGGGAATTCGGTGATCTCATCGCTTTTCTGGCTACCGACGCCGGGGCCATCCTCAACAGCCACGTCATCGACGCGGACCGGGGGGCACTCTCGGTCATTTAA
- a CDS encoding DJ-1/PfpI family protein, whose amino-acid sequence MRFLSLLSVLLFIYACSPSPANPHPRQRPDDETPDITLYKDSNAYNVALLVTDGVYNTELTAPYDIFQHTIFREGIRPMRTFLVGPSREAVTTFEGMRILPDLGYLTDSLPRIDILVVPSAEHHLDTDLENEELLDFVRQADAQAEYVTSHCDGAFLLAKAGVLEGVVSTTFPSDRQKMRDMFPDLDVRDDVLFVHDGKYITSAGGAKSFEAALYLAEHLYGDSIARSLAGGLVIDWELSKVPHLVVE is encoded by the coding sequence ATGCGTTTCCTCTCCTTGCTTTCTGTCCTCCTCTTCATCTACGCCTGTTCCCCCTCCCCCGCAAACCCGCACCCGCGGCAGCGCCCGGATGATGAAACACCGGATATAACCCTATATAAGGATAGCAATGCTTACAACGTGGCCCTGCTGGTGACGGACGGTGTGTACAACACCGAATTGACGGCGCCCTACGACATATTCCAGCACACTATCTTTCGTGAAGGCATCCGGCCGATGCGGACTTTCCTGGTCGGACCAAGCCGCGAAGCCGTGACGACCTTTGAGGGCATGCGCATCCTCCCCGACCTGGGTTACCTGACGGACAGCCTGCCGCGCATCGATATCCTGGTCGTGCCCAGCGCCGAACACCACCTCGATACGGACCTGGAAAACGAAGAACTACTCGACTTCGTCCGCCAGGCCGACGCCCAGGCGGAATACGTGACGAGCCACTGCGATGGCGCCTTTCTACTGGCGAAAGCCGGCGTACTCGAGGGCGTGGTGAGCACCACCTTCCCGAGCGACCGCCAGAAGATGCGCGATATGTTCCCCGATCTCGACGTGCGCGACGACGTGCTGTTCGTTCACGACGGCAAGTACATCACGAGCGCGGGTGGCGCAAAATCCTTCGAGGCAGCGCTTTACCTGGCGGAGCACTTGTACGGGGATTCTATCGCCCGATCGCTGGCGGGTGGTCTGGTGATTGATTGGGAGTTGAGCAAGGTACCGCATCTGGTCGTCGAATAA